Proteins encoded within one genomic window of Formosa agariphila KMM 3901:
- the rmuC gene encoding DNA recombination protein RmuC codes for MNDTIILLASISVSALVGGFIGFTISKLKSKGEYSRIEERYSQLLQQFSEFKKETVSQNLKQDEAFKFQLEALQKNISKIESDREDIRREKEFLNSELARRNSEYENLQQQNFQREKDVIKQQEQLRKDFELMANKILEEKSEKFTHQNKENLKQILNPLHEKIQGFEKKVDDSQKESISMHSALKEQLLGLKDLNLQMTKETSNLTRALKGDSKMQGNWGELVLERVLEKSGLEKDREYFVQQNFTLTDGSRVLPDVVLHLPDAKKMIIDSKVSLTDYERYVNANDDFDKAAFLKAHVNSIRRHVEQLSAKNYQDLYDIESPDFVLMFIPIEPAFAIALNEDNALYNKAFEKNIVIVTPTTLLATLRTIDSMWNNEKQQRNALEIAKLAGSLYDKFEGLIKDLTAVGKKIDDAKKDYSSAMNKLVDGRGNLVTSVEKLKRMGAKAKKSLPEPIIKRALEEE; via the coding sequence ATGAACGATACTATTATATTATTAGCATCTATAAGTGTTTCAGCTCTTGTAGGTGGATTTATAGGGTTTACCATTTCTAAACTAAAAAGTAAAGGAGAATATAGTCGGATAGAAGAACGCTATTCTCAATTACTTCAACAGTTTTCTGAATTTAAAAAAGAAACAGTATCTCAAAATTTGAAGCAAGACGAAGCGTTTAAATTTCAGTTAGAAGCACTTCAAAAGAACATTTCAAAAATTGAAAGTGATCGCGAAGACATTCGCAGAGAGAAAGAGTTTTTAAACTCAGAATTAGCTCGTAGAAATTCAGAATATGAGAATCTTCAGCAGCAAAATTTTCAGCGAGAAAAAGATGTTATAAAACAGCAAGAACAGCTTCGTAAAGATTTTGAATTGATGGCGAATAAGATTTTAGAAGAGAAGTCTGAGAAATTTACACATCAGAATAAAGAGAATTTAAAACAGATTTTAAATCCGTTACATGAAAAAATTCAAGGGTTCGAAAAAAAAGTAGACGATTCTCAGAAAGAAAGTATAAGCATGCATTCGGCATTAAAAGAGCAATTGCTTGGGTTAAAAGATTTGAACCTGCAAATGACGAAGGAAACCTCTAATTTAACGCGCGCCTTGAAAGGAGATAGCAAAATGCAAGGAAATTGGGGCGAATTAGTTTTAGAGCGTGTGTTAGAAAAATCGGGATTAGAAAAAGATAGAGAATACTTTGTACAACAAAATTTTACGCTTACTGACGGTTCCCGTGTGTTACCCGATGTGGTTTTACATCTTCCAGATGCTAAGAAAATGATTATCGATTCTAAAGTCTCTTTAACAGATTACGAACGTTATGTAAATGCTAATGATGATTTTGACAAAGCTGCATTTTTAAAAGCACATGTAAATTCTATTCGTAGACATGTTGAGCAATTGTCGGCAAAGAATTATCAGGATCTTTACGACATAGAATCTCCAGATTTTGTGTTAATGTTTATTCCTATAGAACCCGCATTTGCTATTGCTTTAAACGAAGATAATGCATTGTATAATAAAGCGTTCGAAAAGAATATAGTTATTGTAACGCCTACAACTTTATTGGCTACTTTACGGACTATAGATAGTATGTGGAATAACGAAAAACAACAACGTAATGCATTAGAAATTGCAAAATTAGCAGGTTCACTCTACGATAAATTTGAAGGTCTTATTAAAGATTTAACTGCTGTTGGAAAGAAAATAGACGATGCTAAAAAAGATTATTCTTCGGCCATGAATAAATTAGTAGATGGTCGTGGTAATTTAGTAACAAGCGTAGAAAAGCTTAAAAGAATGGGGGCAAAGGCAAAGAAGTCGCTTCCTGAACCAATAATTAAACGAGCTTTAGAAGAAGAATAA